In one window of Limnohabitans sp. MORI2 DNA:
- a CDS encoding helical backbone metal receptor — protein MLNGIKSIRGFALVALMAFGSIAQAMVLRDDRQVEVTIAKPVQRIVSLLPSLTETVCALGQCQKLVGVDRYSNWPESIAKLPRMGGGIDPNIESVVAAKPDLVLMATSARGAERFAALGLTVLALEPRSHADVQRVMRIVAQALDVSVAESDRVWRHIDAAVNAAAQSVPAKAKGQRVYFEVSAAPYGASESSFIGETLQRLGAGNILPASLGPFPKINPEFVVRAQPDIIMVGDSNFADMTTRPGWQNMRVMRTQRVCHFKSEESDVLVRAGPRMDEAARLMAKCLIDKSDASKVNDKLRGQP, from the coding sequence ATGCTTAACGGTATCAAGTCGATTCGCGGGTTTGCGCTGGTTGCGCTAATGGCGTTCGGCAGCATCGCCCAAGCCATGGTGTTGCGCGATGACCGCCAAGTGGAAGTGACCATTGCCAAGCCTGTGCAACGCATCGTCAGTCTGTTACCTTCACTCACTGAGACAGTGTGTGCATTAGGACAGTGCCAAAAGCTAGTGGGCGTGGATCGTTATTCCAACTGGCCCGAGAGCATTGCCAAGTTACCGCGTATGGGTGGTGGCATTGATCCGAACATTGAAAGCGTGGTCGCCGCCAAGCCAGATTTGGTCTTGATGGCAACCTCAGCGCGGGGCGCTGAACGCTTTGCAGCTTTGGGCTTAACCGTATTGGCGCTAGAGCCACGCTCACATGCCGATGTGCAACGCGTCATGCGCATCGTGGCACAAGCTTTGGATGTGTCAGTGGCTGAGAGTGATCGCGTTTGGCGTCATATCGATGCAGCCGTGAATGCGGCTGCGCAATCAGTGCCTGCAAAAGCCAAAGGCCAACGCGTGTACTTTGAAGTCAGCGCTGCGCCGTATGGTGCCAGTGAATCGTCGTTCATTGGCGAGACGTTGCAACGCTTGGGTGCGGGCAACATCTTGCCTGCATCGCTAGGGCCGTTTCCCAAAATCAATCCAGAGTTTGTGGTGCGTGCGCAGCCCGACATCATCATGGTGGGTGATAGCAACTTTGCGGACATGACCACGCGCCCCGGATGGCAAAACATGCGCGTCATGCGCACGCAGCGCGTGTGCCATTTCAAATCGGAAGAGTCGGATGTGTTGGTGCGTGCTGGTCCGCGTATGGACGAGGCCGCGCGTTTGATGGCGAAATGTCTGATTGACAAAAGCGATGCAAGCAAAGTCAATGACAAGTTGAGAGGTCAGCCATGA